A single window of Modestobacter italicus DNA harbors:
- a CDS encoding ATP-binding protein: MSEATARPWVLARPPRGHDCRSWSPQHLRDLPQVRREFRTWVTAAVEDAPQPRENGIEESVLALDELMSNALRHGRAPVEVEVCTSEGGVLLSVADRAAEDPPRPTSTRDPGQGGMGLGMIADFALDCGWFAPGDQKVVWAVMPSSTP; encoded by the coding sequence GTGTCCGAAGCAACCGCCCGACCATGGGTCCTGGCCCGACCGCCCCGCGGGCACGACTGCCGGTCCTGGTCACCGCAGCACCTGCGTGACCTCCCCCAGGTCCGCCGGGAGTTCCGGACCTGGGTCACCGCCGCCGTCGAGGACGCGCCGCAGCCGCGGGAGAACGGGATCGAGGAGTCCGTCCTCGCCCTGGACGAGCTGATGTCGAACGCCCTGCGGCACGGGCGGGCACCGGTCGAGGTCGAGGTCTGCACCAGCGAGGGCGGCGTGCTGCTCTCCGTCGCCGACCGCGCCGCCGAGGACCCGCCGCGCCCGACCTCCACCCGCGACCCCGGCCAGGGCGGCATGGGGCTGGGCATGATCGCCGACTTCGCCCTCGACTGCGGGTGGTTCGCCCCCGGCGACCAGAAGGTGGTCTGGGCGGTCATGCCCTCGTCCACCCCGTGA
- a CDS encoding VOC family protein: MTVTGPDFIALQVRDVEAAASFYEQRLGLRRAPASPPGAVVFATAPIAFAVRAPLPGTDVDAVRPRPGAGVALWLAADDAQALHDDLVTAGVPVLAAPSTTPFGTAFTFADPDGYAITVHDQP, encoded by the coding sequence ATGACCGTCACCGGACCGGACTTCATCGCCCTGCAGGTGCGGGACGTCGAGGCCGCAGCCAGCTTCTACGAGCAGCGGCTCGGCCTGCGTCGGGCGCCGGCGTCCCCGCCCGGTGCGGTGGTGTTCGCCACCGCGCCGATCGCCTTCGCCGTCCGGGCGCCGCTGCCGGGCACCGACGTCGACGCCGTCCGCCCCCGACCCGGGGCCGGGGTGGCCCTCTGGCTGGCCGCCGACGACGCCCAGGCGCTGCACGACGACCTGGTCACCGCCGGGGTGCCGGTGCTCGCCGCGCCCTCCACGACCCCGTTCGGCACGGCCTTCACCTTCGCCGACCCCGACGGCTACGCGATCACCGTGCACGACCAGCCCTGA
- a CDS encoding MarR family winged helix-turn-helix transcriptional regulator, producing MRQVGDLDASIGYALKQTAAALRGAMDDALRPLDLSVPQYSSLEVLGQQPGISASELARRTFVTRQSMQGVLQALAARGLLTRPAAAPQGRALPTELTPDGQALLRRASRAVAGVEQRMLDGLSADDQRRLHADLVRCAEALRRP from the coding sequence ATGAGGCAAGTGGGTGACCTCGACGCGTCGATCGGCTACGCGCTGAAGCAGACGGCTGCCGCGCTGCGCGGGGCGATGGACGACGCCCTCCGACCGCTGGACCTGTCGGTGCCGCAGTACTCCTCGCTGGAGGTGCTGGGCCAGCAGCCGGGGATCTCCGCCTCCGAGCTCGCCCGGCGCACCTTCGTCACCCGGCAGTCGATGCAGGGCGTGCTGCAGGCGCTGGCCGCCCGCGGCCTGCTCACCCGGCCGGCCGCGGCACCGCAGGGGCGCGCGCTGCCGACCGAGCTCACCCCGGACGGGCAGGCACTGCTCCGCCGGGCCAGCCGGGCGGTCGCCGGGGTCGAGCAGCGGATGCTCGACGGGCTCTCCGCCGACGACCAGCGCCGGCTGCACGCCGACCTGGTCCGCTGCGCCGAGGCGCTGCGGCGGCCGTGA
- a CDS encoding cupin domain-containing protein, translating to MHRQPKDLPTMVFDWGAIKWLVTPGTVGDATSSFGEVAINPGKGHERHEHPDADEVLYVVEGTGRQTVGDAPEFDVVAGDAIWVPRGTLHSTFNTGWKPLRLIATYTPGGEENALRGLPGFVELPAGTDPTWSPDVGRS from the coding sequence ATGCACCGGCAGCCGAAGGACCTCCCCACCATGGTCTTCGACTGGGGCGCCATCAAGTGGCTGGTCACGCCGGGCACGGTGGGCGACGCGACCTCCTCCTTCGGCGAGGTGGCCATCAACCCCGGGAAGGGCCACGAGCGCCACGAGCACCCGGACGCCGACGAGGTCCTCTACGTCGTCGAGGGCACCGGGCGCCAGACGGTCGGTGACGCCCCCGAGTTCGACGTCGTCGCGGGCGACGCGATCTGGGTCCCCCGGGGCACGCTGCACTCCACCTTCAACACCGGCTGGAAGCCGCTGCGCCTGATCGCGACCTACACCCCGGGCGGCGAGGAGAACGCGCTCCGGGGACTGCCCGGGTTCGTGGAGCTGCCGGCCGGCACCGACCCCACGTGGTCACCCGACGTGGGCCGGAGCTGA
- a CDS encoding diguanylate cyclase domain-containing protein: protein MGEEPAPARPATVSVPAVVLDGLARATLEATAALVVVCDGQGTMLLANPALQRFTGSSEDQLIGRPFWEVVTLPEEVALARTAVATVLSGAPAIPGEVDWLSGEGVKRRIELQTSVLVHEDGRPYAVAFIGIDVTVHREREAEVQRLAMTDALTGAANRGALFMVLGAHLDPGSGTGCGLVFCDLDDFKAVNDRHGHAAGDRVLVAVAERLRELAGPDDVVARLGGDEFVLLCADGDEEALADRVRRFDHLMAQPVEVAGTPVHVGASTGTAVGRPGDDPDDVMLRADLGMYGMKTRRRIRRASRG from the coding sequence GTGGGGGAGGAGCCGGCGCCGGCGCGCCCGGCCACCGTCTCGGTGCCCGCGGTGGTGCTGGACGGGCTGGCCCGGGCGACGCTCGAGGCGACCGCCGCCCTGGTCGTCGTCTGCGACGGCCAGGGGACCATGCTGCTGGCCAACCCGGCGCTGCAGCGGTTCACCGGCTCGTCGGAGGACCAGCTGATCGGTCGTCCGTTCTGGGAGGTGGTGACCCTCCCGGAGGAGGTGGCGCTGGCCCGGACCGCGGTCGCGACCGTCCTCTCCGGGGCGCCGGCGATCCCCGGCGAGGTCGACTGGCTGAGCGGGGAGGGCGTCAAGCGGCGGATCGAGCTGCAGACCAGCGTCCTGGTGCACGAGGACGGCCGGCCCTACGCGGTCGCCTTCATCGGCATCGACGTCACCGTGCACCGCGAGCGCGAGGCGGAGGTGCAGCGGCTGGCGATGACCGACGCGCTGACCGGCGCGGCCAACCGGGGCGCGCTGTTCATGGTCCTCGGCGCGCACCTGGACCCCGGGTCGGGCACCGGCTGCGGGCTGGTGTTCTGCGACCTCGACGACTTCAAGGCCGTCAACGACCGGCACGGGCACGCGGCCGGTGACCGGGTGCTCGTCGCCGTCGCCGAGCGGTTGCGGGAGCTGGCCGGACCCGACGACGTGGTGGCGCGGCTGGGGGGCGACGAGTTCGTGCTGCTCTGCGCCGACGGCGACGAGGAGGCCCTCGCCGACCGGGTGCGCCGGTTCGACCACCTCATGGCCCAGCCGGTCGAGGTGGCCGGGACCCCGGTCCACGTCGGCGCCAGCACCGGCACGGCCGTCGGCCGGCCGGGCGACGACCCGGACGACGTCATGCTCCGGGCGGACCTGGGGATGTACGGCATGAAGACCAGGCGCCGGATCCGCCGCGCCTCGCGGGGCTGA
- a CDS encoding response regulator transcription factor produces MTGVLTIEHSAGEATHGRPRPPTPEPGTAGSGLRPPTTRPPRPLVRVLLCEDQEVFRLGLRVVLETQPDMAVVAETSHVAEALDVVDGPGAQVIVVAQGLVGPSGVPLLRSLCQRGTGVLVLAETRARGDAGLIEVLQAGVRGVLPRRSAAQSLVDAVRSLARQETALDAAVTSQLVRHLTGDAEPVGAGGRAVDQLTERQRDVALLVAEGLSNEEIAGRLFLSPATVKSHLTAVLRRLDIRTRTQLAILVNRDQEPAA; encoded by the coding sequence GTGACGGGGGTCCTCACGATCGAGCACAGTGCTGGAGAAGCGACGCACGGCCGCCCGCGCCCGCCGACGCCCGAGCCGGGTACGGCCGGGTCCGGTCTCCGGCCGCCCACCACCCGGCCGCCGAGGCCGTTGGTGCGGGTGCTGCTGTGCGAGGACCAGGAGGTGTTCCGCCTCGGTCTGCGGGTGGTCCTCGAGACGCAGCCGGACATGGCCGTCGTCGCCGAGACCAGCCACGTCGCGGAGGCGCTCGACGTGGTCGACGGCCCGGGGGCGCAGGTCATCGTCGTCGCTCAGGGGCTGGTGGGGCCCTCGGGCGTGCCGCTGCTCCGGAGCCTGTGCCAGCGCGGTACCGGGGTGCTGGTGCTCGCGGAGACCCGCGCCCGGGGCGACGCCGGGCTGATCGAGGTCCTGCAGGCGGGGGTGCGCGGCGTCCTGCCGCGCCGCTCGGCGGCGCAGAGCCTGGTCGACGCCGTCCGGTCGCTGGCCCGGCAGGAGACCGCGCTGGACGCGGCCGTCACCAGCCAGCTCGTGCGCCACCTGACCGGTGACGCCGAGCCGGTCGGCGCGGGCGGGCGGGCCGTGGACCAGCTCACCGAGCGGCAGCGGGACGTGGCCCTGCTGGTGGCCGAGGGGTTGAGCAACGAGGAGATCGCCGGCCGGTTGTTCCTGAGCCCGGCGACGGTCAAGAGCCACCTGACCGCCGTGCTCCGCCGGCTGGACATCCGCACCCGCACCCAGCTGGCCATCCTGGTCAACCGCGACCAGGAGCCGGCCGCCTGA
- a CDS encoding sensor histidine kinase gives MTAGAGDLGFRHDGLVYRSTEELAAGAAPFLLDGLACGDGVVIAAGPAATEVLRDAVGDHPLVLVLERHALYRARTPTAITTFRGLAEQAGPGRRVRVVGETDFGTTDADRYEWQRYEAVVNAAFADLPLWGLCVFDAALPEPVLATVRAAHPHLVGASGRTANPDHVDPAGYLAGLVVPDEPLERTTPTFSATDVTHFAAVRRTVAGHLTDVAAPADLAEDFLLAVDEMTSNAVRHGRPPASLRLWATPGTLLCTIADAGPGPADPFAGYGPAHGTDLSAGGMGLWLARQLCDHVALRRDAHGNSVRLTTHWS, from the coding sequence GTGACGGCTGGAGCCGGGGACCTGGGGTTCCGCCATGACGGCCTGGTGTACCGCTCCACCGAGGAGCTGGCGGCCGGGGCCGCGCCGTTCCTGCTCGACGGGCTCGCCTGCGGTGACGGTGTGGTGATCGCGGCCGGTCCCGCGGCCACCGAGGTGCTGCGGGACGCCGTCGGTGACCACCCGCTCGTGCTGGTCCTGGAGCGGCACGCGCTGTACCGGGCGCGGACGCCGACGGCGATCACCACGTTCCGCGGGCTGGCCGAGCAGGCCGGCCCCGGCCGGCGGGTGCGCGTGGTCGGCGAGACGGACTTCGGCACCACCGACGCCGACCGGTACGAGTGGCAGCGCTACGAGGCGGTCGTCAACGCCGCGTTCGCGGACCTGCCGCTGTGGGGGTTGTGCGTGTTCGACGCCGCCCTGCCCGAGCCGGTGCTGGCCACCGTCCGCGCGGCGCACCCGCACCTGGTCGGTGCATCCGGGCGGACCGCCAACCCCGACCACGTCGACCCGGCCGGCTACCTGGCCGGCCTGGTCGTCCCGGACGAGCCGCTGGAGCGCACCACCCCGACGTTCTCCGCCACCGACGTCACCCACTTCGCTGCCGTGCGCCGCACCGTCGCCGGCCACCTCACCGACGTGGCGGCCCCCGCCGACCTCGCCGAGGACTTCCTGCTCGCCGTCGACGAGATGACCTCCAACGCCGTCCGGCACGGCCGCCCGCCGGCGAGCCTGCGGCTGTGGGCGACCCCGGGCACCCTGCTGTGCACCATCGCCGACGCCGGTCCCGGACCGGCCGACCCCTTCGCCGGGTACGGGCCGGCGCACGGCACCGACCTGTCCGCCGGCGGGATGGGCCTGTGGCTCGCCCGGCAGCTCTGCGACCACGTCGCGCTGCGCCGCGACGCGCACGGCAACAGCGTCCGGCTCACCACCCACTGGTCCTGA
- a CDS encoding ANTAR domain-containing protein: MAGPFLTSISDLAATVVPGVLAASVTLVAEPGPVTPGFAGQLAWELDQQQYRLGGGPCLAAAVGGEDVDVVDARTDPRWRAYAAAAAARGSLSSLSVSLTTVGGPQAALNLYAGEVGAFTDPGARRVAARVAETAAAGLGALRGAERATARAEGLERAMDSRAVIEQAKGILMERRRVTAAAAFELLTTVSQHTNRKLRDVATQLVETGELPSS, from the coding sequence GTGGCTGGGCCGTTCCTGACGTCGATCAGCGACCTGGCGGCCACGGTCGTCCCCGGGGTCCTCGCGGCATCGGTCACGCTGGTGGCCGAGCCTGGTCCTGTGACGCCCGGCTTCGCCGGTCAGCTGGCCTGGGAGCTCGACCAGCAGCAGTACCGGTTGGGCGGCGGGCCGTGCCTGGCGGCGGCGGTCGGGGGCGAGGACGTCGACGTGGTCGACGCCCGCACCGATCCCCGGTGGCGGGCCTACGCCGCGGCCGCCGCCGCGCGCGGGTCGCTGAGCTCGCTGTCGGTCTCCCTGACCACCGTCGGGGGTCCGCAGGCGGCGCTGAACCTCTACGCCGGGGAGGTCGGCGCCTTCACCGACCCCGGGGCGCGCCGGGTGGCCGCCCGGGTCGCCGAGACCGCGGCCGCCGGTCTGGGCGCGCTCCGCGGTGCCGAGCGGGCGACCGCACGCGCCGAGGGGCTGGAACGGGCGATGGACTCCCGGGCCGTGATCGAGCAGGCCAAGGGCATCCTCATGGAACGCCGGCGCGTGACCGCTGCCGCCGCGTTCGAGCTGCTGACGACCGTCTCGCAGCACACGAACCGGAAGCTCCGTGACGTCGCCACCCAGCTCGTCGAGACCGGCGAGCTGCCCAGCAGCTGA